The genomic interval ataaataaacaatgGTCAAGGAAGATAAGCGATCTCAATTGAAGGTAGTTGGCGGATCACCGTAGtatgttattattatacaaaaaaaaaccGAGGAAGAGGCATCAATCCGCCTCTCACCTAAACATTAAACAAAGCGGAAAGGCTAAGGCAAATCGCAGGATACTAAGCGACGAGCCTTTGTGGAGATCGCAGTGCCGCCACGTATGCAATCAAGATTACTTTAAACCCACTTGGACTATGTGTCCCTCAACACTTGGGCCTTGTCAAAAGATCGCTAATTCACTGCAGCAATAGGTGGAAGGAACTTTGTTGCCTTTAAGAACGCGACCCAAAAAAAAGATCAGAGAAGGAGGGAGAAGAGGAAAAAGATAAATTGAAGCAATTCCAATTGCGAGAAGAAGATGCCGATCTCCGACGTGGTGGTGGGCAACCTCACAACGCTGTACCTTGCAGCGATTGCGGCGGTGAAGGTCTACGGCCTGGCGTCTGGCCGGGCCTTCGGTGGCGCATTTGTGATAGTGGTGTCCACGGCCATGGTGGGCGGCGTGCTGGTGGGGACTCTGATTTGGGACGTGTCGCAGAAGGCCGCCAAGGCGATGGCGCACGATCATCACCGTCGTCACGCAGGCGACGAAGTTTGCAACGGCGGCATTTGCTGGCACGGCGTGGCGGCCCGGTCGCCAGTGTCTCAGGTCCAGTTTAGGCTTCCGCCTCATCAACACCCCCAGAACCTCGAGTAAATAATGGATTAAATACTCGTAGTTTTGTTCTCGGCCAAGGATCATTGACGACTGTGTTGTCTGTGTACAGAAGTATAGTATATGAATATATTCCTTTGCAATTCCGGAAGGTTTGTTTCATCTGATGTTGTTTTATCAATAATACTACCCACTACAGGAGTGAATTTTATTGTAAATTTGGTCAGAAAATCTTGACACCTTCACCGCTATATGCCCAAAAACCTTGAGATGATACAGAACTGGAGGCaggataataatatattatatagatgggACCCAGTAGAATCATGTTGTCTTCACCTTTCACCGCCAATGGATAGAACAAGAGGTTACCCTGCCTAGAGGGCATCCCAAGACCTTACCCTGCCTAAATTGTCAAGAATAAACGACAAGACAACACTATGGGCTCAAATATGTAGGTTTCATTGATAAAAATGCTAAAATACGGCAAGgccttttgatttttgaaaattgctgcCATCACTTGTAAGCTGCAAATTTAAAACAATTAGCACCGGGCATCATTTGGTGGtcctaataatattttttttgtttagagTCTATTCCGTTATGATTAGAGTATTGTTTTGAGATCGAAATCGAGAGTCATCAAGTTTCATGATTTAACTTTTTTACTATATTCTAGAATCAGTAAATAAGAGAGCTCATGATAGAGCGttactcaaaaatttaaaacaattaattttgtcgctagtgttaatttttttaaatatccaaaatgtccaatatttttttccatttctcttttcactatttctttattttcctttctcatttttgaggacaacaataatatcatcgtatATCTCCAAAAAATTCAGCCATTGATACAGGCAAATCCAATAGGACTCTCTTTCTATCATTTCCCTTCTTCCTTTTTCACGAtgattaatttcttaatttatatcttaatacaATGATACTTGAGTTTGAATCCAATAATGGTTGGGTTAAAATTGTTGATCGGGCATTGGcctacctatatatatatatatattatcttcatatgaagataaaaaaagatAGGAAGATAAAGTTCAAAACATTATGattaaaatgatcattttgttttgtttttaacaACATAAAATGGTCCCTATGATTAGTTTGTATGTGTTATTATACTTTACTcactatttatttatagttattAATATTGTATTAGATGACACATTATTATTGATGATACTTGTGCTTTCGCTTTTGGCAGAATAAGTAAATCGTAGGTAGAGACTTTGTCTCACTACGCAATACAATGAATCTGTTATGTGTATTTTTCACACCGTTTCTTATGGGCCGGCCCAAATGCCTAAAAGCCCAGGAGATCTAAGCGAACTCATCAAGGGGAGCTTATACACCACCGAAATTCGAATCTCATAAAGCAAGTTCCTTACGAGCTTCTGACAAAGCTTCTAACGAGCTCTCAGCAATTGACCTAACGAGATTTTAATAAAACCCCCAGTTCGCTTGATCAGTTAGGTTGCTGGCCTAAAAACATCCAGCTCGCATAGACGACAAAGCTACTGAACAGCCAGAAACAGGGCCCATCTACTTTATCTGAAACGGACGATGCTCATCaaaatgaggatcccactcccgattttTATGTAGATaataagaactatttgtcccccattatatcatatttatatttttatattttatctaaattgtaaaggtctctcattataaataggagtcAAAGATATCATATGAGGGGGCAAGGAGAATAATTAGATACCGTCATTCTGAAAGAATAATCAAAGTGCGATCGTGGAATAAGTATCGTTTTGGCTGAACCATATGAAAATTGCTTATGTTCACTCATATCTGGaattcttgttttcttcttcttggcatttTGGATTCATTCACCGCGGCCTAAAACGAATCATGGTCGACTGAAATTAAACGTCGACATAATCAAACTCATAATTTATTGATGTAAATCTTACCTTATCGTGGTCTAACCACTTGATATGTGccataaaaactaaaatagtgTTTTACTTGAATTTTCTTTGACCCAATAAAGGGTCTTTCACAAGCATAAGGACAAACCAATTTTACTCAATATTGAATTACCAAGTCCAACTAGGATTCTCTCATAAAGTTAAACAATAAGTTCGAacataatttgaaattattttctacattctatcaattaattttaatcttgataaacttaaaataaatcCCTTTTCCTAGATCTTATGAAGATGGTATTTAGGGACGATGCTAATTTGATTAGGAACAAGGAGACATCATTTTTATAAGTAAGGAATTATCTCTAAACTACTATAAAtaaattaggtattttttatgggGGTAAgtacttttaataataatttcaagtTATCTCGTTTCCTTGCTCCACATTTAATTTAGATATCAAAGTAACTTTTTAACCAATGTGAGAATAGACTCACATTCTCATTTATAGTGTATAGAACTCTATAGTTTGAACTCAAAACATTATAgcatttggtattttttatttattttttaaacatattgaTAGTTAGATTTATGTATCATTAAAATGCATCATTTGTGGGAATGAAATGTTTCTACACAACTAATCACTTGGTCAAAATATACATACCTCTAAGAGGAACACACATGAATGTAATAATAaccaataaaaatctaaaacatGTAAGCAAATGTTAAGCTCAACTAACTCAACTTTGACTAAAATTGGTCGGCACAAATGATAagaatatttttacaaaaatattaaatgaagtAATACCAACAAATACCATTAGTCAAGGTTAAATTTCGTTCAGACAGAGAAAAACAAACAATGTTACTAAAATGATGATTTGGATTATAATAGTAAATTAATCGATACTCAACTAAAATCTATTATTTGAACAATCAATAAGAAGCCTCAAGAAATGCCATCTATGTAACACTTTACTATCTTAAAtgtgttaaattaaaaattaagggatttttttaaagaaattattataattaatttaagtttccttaacatattttcttttggtTAACTCAATCGCCACTATAGAGTCtcatctttaatttatttaaaaataaaattatttatcataaaatcaTGAATAAGAGTAATAATCAGAGTTTTAACTCATCTAAATATGTTTATATCACACTTTAGTGATGTTATTATGTTATATACTaattttaagtcatttttactttatatttagatttaaaagtcttatgtattttttaaatatgattgTTGCtcaatatctcatcaaaatttaatatttaaaatacacaaatactattaaaattcatgaaaatttcACAAGAGGTAGGGGTGAGGCGGCGGAGGCTGGGGCAGCCATGGCAATGAAGGTGGAGAGTGGGATatcttttgaattttctaaaTTACGAAGGGTCTTATagaatttattcaaataatgagaAACTTATTATCATAacataattgaaattaaatagaaaatttggtataatttgaaaaattaaacttattattaTAGGATTAAGCTAAGAACACAAAACTCAATagggtattgaaaaataaaatttttataacaatttacctaaaaattaaaagaattttctcccatattcatatttcatttcattcgggtgattaattttactttttttcttcaacCAGATGCACTCTAGCCGAAACCCCTAAAACCTCCCCTCTTCGCGCAGCGTCGCAGGCCGCACAGCTCCGTGACCGACAATGGAAGAAAGCAGCTTTCAATTCGAGCCGCCAAGCGACGAAGAACTGGAGCATGGCCACGACGAacacgaagaagaagacgaagaggaCAAAGAGCAAGAAACACTAGGCCATCGCAAAACGCAATCGCCATGGGACTTTGCTTCCTACTCCGAATCAGTGGAGCAAGAGCACGCCCGCCGGAGCACTACTTCGATCGATTTTAAGATCTCGAAGGCGCTCCAGCAATGCCCCACGCCAACCGCCATCGCCGCCCTGGGCGAAGACGGCTCCGATTCCGAACCGGACCGCCAAGTAAGTTTCGCCTCGCCTTGGGAAGGAAACTCATTCTCTACTTGAAAGAATTATACAGGATTTCTTGATTCTTTCAGGAGGATTATAGACCAGAGGACGGTGATGATGCGGCCAACGCTACCGGCGGCGACTGTAAGTCGTTCTTTGCGTCCTCAGAAGGAGCTTCCTTCCACGCGAATTCATTCCTGGAGCTTAATCTGTCTAGGCCACTGCTTCGAGCTTGCGAAACTTTGGGCTATGCTAAGCCTACACCAATTCAGGTTTTCTGTTATTCACAGATTCATTTATTTCTAATTACTATGTTCTCGCTTCGAGGTTAGTGAATTCTACGGTTTGATTTCCAGGCAGCTTGTATACCGCTCGCATTAACAGGGCGTGATATATGTGGGAGTGCTATTACTGGTTCTGGAAAGGTTTGTTGTTTATACTGTCTTGTTTTCTATTAGTCGGAACGGAAGCTTAATGTGTTTGAGAATAAGATGACCTAGTAGGCTAACTTGGAAGCGAAAATTGAAGCATTCGAACACTGAAAATTGAGTGGAAGTAATTTATTGTGGATTCTTCTGTACAGACTGCTGCTTTTGCCTTGCCTACTCTGGAGAGATTATTGTACCGTCCAAAACGTGCTCCAGCTATTAGGGTTCTTATCCTTACTCCAACGAGGGAGTTAGCTGTGCAGTGAGTTTAATTTTGTCAAAGTTCTTTATGTTGATGTTACATTGGTTCACTTAGTTTTGTATCTGCATTTGAATTACTTTTACTTTTACGGTGTTTTTGTTTGCAAGATTACACCAGTGGTTCATTTAGTCATGGAAGGTTCAAGAACCTTATAATAGGCTTTAAATTAGTACTcataatattttctatttttttccaacCAAAGTTTAAGTGTCCTTCACAAATTCATTTTAGCTGCAGGACAATTTTTCCATTGAAGATATTGTATACTATTTCACATTTTCTTAAACAAAAGTTTATGTGTACTtcacaaattaaatttagctgCTGGACAATGTTGCCATTGAAGATAGATTATAATTACATCTGTTCAGTCTGATTGAGCAATGAATATGTGTAGGATACATGGAGAATGTAAAACATGAAGAATGTGTCCTTCATATCATGCCACTCTCTGTCCAATTGTTTCAATTCCCATTTTAAGacaaatttttgtttcaatCATTACTGCAGGGTTCATAGCATGGTACAGAAACTTGCTCAATTTACTGACATAAGATGCTGTCTGGTAGTAGGTGGATTATCAACAAAGGTCCGTATACAAGTTTATGCATTCTTAATGGTTTGTTCCATATATAATTGGTTTCTGTTAGggttattttcatcttttagaTGTGTTCTTAACCCTGAACGCCTCCTATCTTGGTGAAATGGAGTGtgcatttaaattttcattgaATATGTGGTTACTTTCCCTGGATTCCTGAATCTTTTTCATGATTTATATGTTAGTGTCTCTTGGAATTCAGACATGCAATGATATTCCTGAAGCtgagatttttttatcaaatgcATGGGTTTTGCATTTGAAAAGGAGCTTTTCTCATTCATTTGAAAAGGAGCTCTTCTCATTCATTAGCGAGCTATTTGGCTAAGCTTTATTTTCTGGTGTGAGTTTTTAGTTATGgtttcatatattattttgtccCCATTccatttttagttaaaaaatttgaaaacttaacaTTATTTGGTAATCCTGtgctttgtttttgtttgctTAATACATTTCTCATTTATTAAGGGGCCAGTAAGTTTATAGATCATGGAGGAAGAGATCTGTGGGATAGCAAGGAAATGAAAATTGTGGAAGCACAAGAGTggtgtttttaattttccaaaagtttaaattttaacttaaaagaaaaaaaaacaaccaaaggcttgtttctttcccttcttgttctcaaattttttaaatgaaaacaaaaaatgatatttgattgcttgtgtttgtttttaagattttgaaaaacatgatagtaaaaatgatgttttcactttttccattttgttttcattttccccCTCCCTTACTGTCTCTGGTTCCAGCAACCTTAGTCACTCAAGGAGGGTTTGCTCCAAGGTTGATTCTGGAGGTTGCTAGTGAATTCCATGCAAGTTTTTGGCATTCTAGCAACTCCTTTGGCAATTACAATCAAGGAGAAGTAGGggagggaaaaggaaaaaaatacaaaaaataaaaaacaaacaaaaactatA from Diospyros lotus cultivar Yz01 chromosome 8, ASM1463336v1, whole genome shotgun sequence carries:
- the LOC127808245 gene encoding uncharacterized protein LOC127808245 gives rise to the protein MPISDVVVGNLTTLYLAAIAAVKVYGLASGRAFGGAFVIVVSTAMVGGVLVGTLIWDVSQKAAKAMAHDHHRRHAGDEVCNGGICWHGVAARSPVSQVQFRLPPHQHPQNLE